Part of the Flavobacterium sp. KS-LB2 genome is shown below.
ACAGATTGAACTGATTGTCACGGATTTTTTAAAAATTTATTTAAATTCAAATTTGCAATTATCACATTTGTATTTATACTTAGAATAAAATGGCATTGCAATTAAAAAAACGGAAAAAAGAAACACCAAAAATGATCTTAAATCTTTGATAGAAGTTACCATGTCTATTTGTTCTGCACCACATTTTGGACATTTTCTCAATTTTTCGTTATCATCTAATGAATACTGACTAATGTTTGAAAAAATATCGGTCGCTTTTTCAAAATCATTATTTTGAACAAAAAGCTTGACACCTCCAACAGCATTACTGTACAATGGATTTGAATCTACCATATTATTATCGCGCATAAATACTTCAACACCTTCGGATTCTAATTTCCCTTTGAAGATGATTGCCTCAGAGGAATATTGAAAAATCGCTATTTTTTGAAAAGTGCTTTCTTCCATAATTTATTTAAAAAACAAAAGTACTCAACAATCGTAAGATTTCCGAAATTTCCTCATGAGAATTATAACTGTGTAAACAAAAACGCAAACGTTCCTGGCCTTCTGGAACAGTTGGTGAAAGGATCGCTTTCACATCAAATCCTTTTTCCTGCAGTTGGTTGGCGATAGTTTTTACTTTTTCATTTCCTGGAATAATTGCAGATTGTATCGCTGATTTACTTCGAACAAAAAGTGGTTTTAAGCCCAACATATTCTTTTCTTGATTGAAATAAATGATGTTTTCTCTTAATTTTAAAATTGAAACCGAATCTTTTTTTAATTGCTGGTAAGCAATCAAAATCGTAGCAACGGAATGTGGCGAAAGCCCTGTGGTATAAATAAAACTTCGCGCAAAATTCACTAAATAATCCTTCAATTCAACCGAACCTAAAATGACGGCTCCATGACTACCCAATCCTTTACCGAAAGTCATGATGCGGGCAAAAACGTTATCTTGCAGTCCCAGCATTTGAACAAATCCTTCGCCTGTTGAACCAAAAACGCCCAAAGCATGCGCTTCATCAACAACAAGATAACACTGATGCTTAGTTGAAACCGAAACCAATTCTTCTAGATTTGGACAATCACCATCCATCGAAAAAACAGATTCGGTAACGATATAAATAGTGTTGTTCGGATTGCGTAAAATTAACTTTTCTAAATCTTCAAAATCATTATGGTTGAATTTATACGCTTTAGCATTCGATAGTTGAATTCCGTCGCGAATAGAAGCATGACACAATTCATCATACAGAATCAAATCTCCTTTTTGTGGAACAGAACTAAAAAAACCAACATTGGCATCGTAACCCGAATTGAAAATTAATGCTGTTTCTGCTTCATGAAAACCAGCAATAAAAGCTTCTGTTTCTTGATACAATTTATGATTTCCTGATAATAATCGGGAACCAGTTGCTCCGTTTTGAATTATGGAATTATCAATTAAATACTGATGTGTCTCCTCAAAAATAATTTCTGACTTAGAGAAACCCAAATAATCATTAGAAGAAAAATCAATGCTTTTAATAGATAGCGGTAATTTTCGTAATGCGTTATGCTGCTTTCGAATTTCAAGTTTAACGGATAGATTTTCTGGAAAATGTTTCATAGTCAACAAAAATAAGCATCTTTTTTGGTTTATGAATTTTGGATCATTTTTGTTTACGGATTTGCTCAAATTAAAGATTTTTAAAACTGTAATTTTAATTCAGCATCATTTTTCAGTATTTACAAAATATGATTCTTTAAAAATTAACAATTTAAAAACAGGACTGAAAAGAAAACATACAAATTTTTACGAAAACGGTTTCGATTTGAAATTTTCATAAATTTATGTTAAAAAAAACTTAAAATTAATATTGAAGGTGTTAAGCTGTGCAATTGTTTTTTACTTTCGACGAATATGAAACGAATTGCATCACTTTTTTTAATAGTATCGTTGTTTTACAACGTGATGGGATACTACCTAATGTTTGCTTATCAAGAAGAGCAAGCGTGGGTATCTTCTATGGAGAAAAAACACGATTCAGAGTTTCAAGTAATCCAATTAAATGCCACCTTATACTCCTTTATCGAAGACACCGATTTTGAGTATGTAAATGAAGATGTAGTGATCAACAATAAAAGTTATCACATATTCAAGAAAAGAATTCAAAACAACATACTAAGTCTATACTACCTGCGCAATTCACATCAAGATGCAATCAGTCAAGATTTAAAAGATATTGTTGACAATCAGTTATTCAATGGATCTTCCTCAAAAGAATCTCCAATGAAAAAACTCATGAAGTCTTTTATTAAAGATTATATTCCAAATAATGCTGTTTGCATGGATTTTTCTCTAGAAACAGTCCTAAATTCAACTCAATCTATTATTACGCCAAACCAGGCGTTAGATTCCGGATACATTTCAGTATCGTATTCACCACCCGATTTCGTTTAAATCTTCTTTCTTTTTAGTGGAATCATTCGCTTTTATCTGGCATTTGTAAAACCAAGATACTTCACGATTGCTTTTGGCTAAAGCTGTACATTTATTACATTCTTTTAATAGAAATTATGCCCGTTAAAAATGCAAAATAGTCTTTTGTATTTTCTGAATTCATCTTTTTTTGAATGATTTCATAGGCCTATTTTGCATTTCTATTCTGGTATATTTTGTACAACTAGCTTTCAGAATCATGACTTAGATTGATTTACAAATTCAAAAATGGATTTATAAAACAGTTCTTTATTTCAAAGACAACCTTTAATCTATCCATTTCGCCTTGTAAATCCAAAGAAATTATTTGGCGAAAGCCAACAGTAAATCTTGTTTTTAAGCGACACTAACAATCAAACAACCATTATTATTTTTAACACCGACCTTCTTTTAGGAAGAAGTTGTTGTTAACCTTTTTATACAATTAACCATTCTAAAAAACCAAAAACTTGAAAAATTTATCCGTTATACAATCCGTTTGTATTTTTATCCTATTCCTCACAATTGCTTTTAACACCCAAAACATATCAGCACAAGGATGTGTCGCTATCAAAGGTAATGCGACAAGTTGCATGTCGATTCATGCTGACAGCACTAACGTTTCTGGATGGCAATTTGCCAGTAGCGGACGCTATTTTAGATCATTCAGACACTTTTCTGGAACAGAGGAAAACAAAGACAGATTAGTGCAAAAAACAGAAGTTATCAATTACACCTCCGTTTTCAATCTTTCACTCACCAGAATATTAAATAACCGTTGGTCCGTTATGGTCGATCTTCCTATTTCAAACAATGTTCGCTCTTCGTTGTACGAACATGGCTTGGTAAACGGCACTTATGTAAAAAGAGAACGAAATTCAACAAGTTCATTTGGTATTGGCGATATTAGATTTGCAGCTTATAGATGGATTTTAGACCCGGCAAAAAGCACCAAAGGAAACATACAACTAGGATTAGGGATAAAATTACCAACCGGTGATTATAACTACAAAGATTATTTTTACAATGTAGGTCCAAACGGAACAAAAGAGTTGCGTCCTGTAGATCAATCTATCCAGTTAGGAGACGGCGGTACCGGATTTACATTTGAAGTAAACACCTTTTACAACTTCATAGAAAACTTTGGAGTTTACGGTAATTTCTATTATTTGATAAATCCACGTGAACAAAACGGAACGAGAACCTACAGAGAAACACTAGCATCACGACTTGCTAACGAAGCGATTATGAGTGTGCCAGATCAATACATGTTTAGAGCTGGTTTTAATTATGCTGTCAATCAAGTAAAAGGTTTGTCTGTAGCTGCTGGTGCTCGATTAGAAGGGATTCCCGTTTATGACCTTGTTGGTGGAAGCGGAGACTTCCGTCGTCCGGGATACATCTGGTCTGTAGAACCTTCCGTAAACTATGAATATAAAAAAGTTATCCTGTTTGCATCAGTACCGTTTGCAGTGGTTCGCAACCGTACGCAAAGTGTAACCGACAAAGAAAATTCTGTAACAACAGGTACTCATGTTCAAGGTGATGCAGCATTTGCTGATTATACCATTAACATTGGTATATCGACCAGATTTTAATATTAGTTGTAGTAGCAAAATATAAACAATATATTTTGAAACAATAAAACACCAAACCATTAACCAAAAACCATTTTTTTGATGAAAAAAATTTATCTGAGTTGCCTGCTGTTGGCACCTTTGTTTATAAATGCTCAAACTGAGATTGACGGCATTATGATGAGCAAAAACAATTTTTGTTTTGGAGCTGTATACCAACATAGCAGTTGGGACGAATATTGGGAAGGAACATTTAAAAGAGAAAATCTTAATCTGGGTACTGTTACTACAAAATCAGTTACCTTAAATGGAAACTATGGTGTTTCTGATAAATTGAATATCATTTTCAGTCTTCCTTATGTAGAAACAAAAGCTTCTGCAGGAACAATGGAAGGTCAAAAAGGATTACAAGATCTATCGTTAACAATAAAATACATGCCTTTTGAAAAAACAATTGGAAAAGCCACCTACTCTTTATATGCTTTAGGAGGTCTTTCGGCTCCGGTTTCTGATTATTCAGCTGATTATTTGCCTTTAAGTCTTGGTCTAAAAAGCAAGACAGCGTCTTTACGATTGATGGGTGATTATCAAAGAGGTCATTTTTTCACCACGCTATCTGGAGCGTATGTAAAAAGAGCCAATATTACTATTGAGAGAGACTCCTATTACACAAACGAAATGCACTACACTAATGAAGTTGACATGCCTGACGTTATTTCGGTAAACTTTAGAGTAGGATATCGCTCGAATAGGTTAATTGCCGAAGCTATACTGGACAACTGGGTTACACAATCTGGAGGATTTGACATTACAACAAACAATATGCCTTTTCCAAGCAACACTATGAATGCGTTAAAAGTAGGCGTGAACAGTAAATATACACTCAAGAAAATACCGGCATTATCTATTATTGGAGGATGCAATTTTGTTACAGAGGGCAGAAATATTGGACAATCAAATACCTTTTATGGTGGTTTATTTTATATCCTTAATTTAAAAAAAACAACTCAAGAAAATGAAAAATAAAATACAAAAAATAGTCTATAACAGTCTTTTGGTTTTGTTTCTTACGTTGAACTATTCTTGTAGTGATGAGTTAACAGAACGCAACGAACAATTTCCTCAATTAAATCCAGCAAATACAGACGAATTAGCGGGAACTTGGAAAACATTCCTATTGACTACACCGGATGAATTCTCTTTGGATGCACCAATCGCAACTACCGCAGCTGCATTTACAAGAGAAATTAACGAAATAAAAAGCTATCAGGCAAGCATAACGCCAGAGCAGAAAAAAAAAATAAAATACTGGAGTGCTGGAGGTGTTTTACGTTGGAATGAAATCATGCGAACATTAGTGGCAAGACACAATCGTCCGCCATATCAAAATGAAGACGGAACTTATCCTGCACCATCTGCGGCAAATCCATTTTCGAATCCTGAATTTCCTTTTTCAAATCCTCCATATGCAGCCAGAGCTTATGCTTATGTAAGTGCGGCACAATACGATGCGATGATTGCAACTTGGCATTATAAAAAACTATATAATAGAGCTGCACCTTTTACAGTTGATGCTACTTTACCGGTTTTAATTCCAAAAAGCACCTTACCATCATATCCATCTGAAGATGCTGTTTTAGCAGGAGTTACGGTTGAATTATTAAAATTATTGTTCCCAACAGAAATCGCTTACATACAAGAAAAGGCAGAGGAACAAAAATTATATCGCATTATCAGTGGTGCCAATGTTCGAAGTGATGTTGATGCAGGAATTATTTTAGGCAGAAAAATTGCAGGCAAATTTATCGCCAGAGCGGCTTCTGATGGAACTGGAGCAGCTATAGGCAATCAAGCGCTTTGGACTCAACTGGAAAGTCAAACTGCTGCCACTGGAGAAACACCATGGAAATCTTTGGAATTACCCGTAAGACCACCTATGCTACCATTATTTGGAAAAGTAAAATCATTTTTAATGACTCCAGAAATGGTTGTTGCCAGTCGCCCAGCTCCACCGCCTTCTACAAAATCAGAACAATTTGCAAAAGAATTAGCTGAAGTAAAAAGCTATGGGAAAAATGCCACCAAAAAGAACATGCAAATCGTTACTTTTTGGGCTGATGGTGTGGGAACTTATACGCCACCCGGACACTGGAATGCAATTGCCTCAGACTCGTTTGTAGCACAAAATTATAGCGAAGTACGATGGGCAAGAAATCTTGCTTTATTAAATATTGCTATGATGGATGCTGCTATCAGCTGTTGGGATGCTAAATATACGTACTTTAATCCAAGACCGTCACAAGTAGATCCGTCAATAAAAACATTGACAGGAACTCCAAATTTCCCTTCCTATGTATCAGGACACTCTACTTTTAGCGGTGCAGCTTGTACGGTTTTATCGCACATAATTCCAACCAAAAAAGCAGCATATGAAGCCATGGCAACAGAAGCGTCAAATTCTAGAATGTTTGGATGCATTCACTACAGAAGCGATTGTGAAAAAGGACTTGAATTAGGCGAAAAAGTAGGTGGTTTTGCTGTAGCAAGAGCCCTTACTGATGGTGCCGAATAACATAAAATAATTAAGTTGATACTTTGTTTTAATGGTTTGTTTTAAAAATTCTTTATCAGCTCAAGCCTAACAGACGTTGGAAACCTGTTAGGCTTTTTTATAAAAAACTAAAACTACTATATTATGAAAATACTATTTGAAGGCTTATATTTTAGATTTAGTCACAAGATGGAGCAACACAGCATCAATATCATGCGGATTTCTCTCGCTGTTGTTTACATTTGGTTTGGTGCTTTAAAAATTTTCGGCATGAGTCCCGCCGGCGAATTAGTAGAACAAACCGTTTATTGGTTTGAACCTGAAATATTCATTCCAATTCTTGGTATTTGCGAAGTACTTATAGGTCTTGGTTTACTTATAAAACGGCTCATTCCTTATACCATTGTATTGTTGTTAATGCATATGGCAGCTACATTTTTCCCTATTTTTATTCTAAAAACCATCTGTTTTGATGCTTTTCCTTACTGTCCTACTTTGGCTGGACAATACATTATCAAAAATCTGATTCTGATTTCTGGAGCTCTTGTGGTTGCAGGGAAATACAATGAAAAATATTATACCGAAATGAATTTGGAATTAAGCGAAAAATAAAATCTTAATCCATTTCAATCAATCAAAGATTCCTTAATTTTATAATTACAGATAGTAAAATACCATTCATTAATCAGTGATCAATATAATCAAATGAAAGCTATACTTTATAAAAGAGCGTCAACTCTAGACGAACTGGAACAAATCAGAACACTACAATTACAAAATAGCTCACAGAATA
Proteins encoded:
- a CDS encoding DUF2007 domain-containing protein, whose protein sequence is MEESTFQKIAIFQYSSEAIIFKGKLESEGVEVFMRDNNMVDSNPLYSNAVGGVKLFVQNNDFEKATDIFSNISQYSLDDNEKLRKCPKCGAEQIDMVTSIKDLRSFLVFLFSVFLIAMPFYSKYKYKCDNCKFEFK
- a CDS encoding aminotransferase class I/II-fold pyridoxal phosphate-dependent enzyme — encoded protein: MKHFPENLSVKLEIRKQHNALRKLPLSIKSIDFSSNDYLGFSKSEIIFEETHQYLIDNSIIQNGATGSRLLSGNHKLYQETEAFIAGFHEAETALIFNSGYDANVGFFSSVPQKGDLILYDELCHASIRDGIQLSNAKAYKFNHNDFEDLEKLILRNPNNTIYIVTESVFSMDGDCPNLEELVSVSTKHQCYLVVDEAHALGVFGSTGEGFVQMLGLQDNVFARIMTFGKGLGSHGAVILGSVELKDYLVNFARSFIYTTGLSPHSVATILIAYQQLKKDSVSILKLRENIIYFNQEKNMLGLKPLFVRSKSAIQSAIIPGNEKVKTIANQLQEKGFDVKAILSPTVPEGQERLRFCLHSYNSHEEISEILRLLSTFVF
- a CDS encoding phosphatase PAP2 family protein, giving the protein MKNKIQKIVYNSLLVLFLTLNYSCSDELTERNEQFPQLNPANTDELAGTWKTFLLTTPDEFSLDAPIATTAAAFTREINEIKSYQASITPEQKKKIKYWSAGGVLRWNEIMRTLVARHNRPPYQNEDGTYPAPSAANPFSNPEFPFSNPPYAARAYAYVSAAQYDAMIATWHYKKLYNRAAPFTVDATLPVLIPKSTLPSYPSEDAVLAGVTVELLKLLFPTEIAYIQEKAEEQKLYRIISGANVRSDVDAGIILGRKIAGKFIARAASDGTGAAIGNQALWTQLESQTAATGETPWKSLELPVRPPMLPLFGKVKSFLMTPEMVVASRPAPPPSTKSEQFAKELAEVKSYGKNATKKNMQIVTFWADGVGTYTPPGHWNAIASDSFVAQNYSEVRWARNLALLNIAMMDAAISCWDAKYTYFNPRPSQVDPSIKTLTGTPNFPSYVSGHSTFSGAACTVLSHIIPTKKAAYEAMATEASNSRMFGCIHYRSDCEKGLELGEKVGGFAVARALTDGAE
- a CDS encoding DoxX family membrane protein, coding for MKILFEGLYFRFSHKMEQHSINIMRISLAVVYIWFGALKIFGMSPAGELVEQTVYWFEPEIFIPILGICEVLIGLGLLIKRLIPYTIVLLLMHMAATFFPIFILKTICFDAFPYCPTLAGQYIIKNLILISGALVVAGKYNEKYYTEMNLELSEK